The Prunus persica cultivar Lovell chromosome G7, Prunus_persica_NCBIv2, whole genome shotgun sequence genome has a segment encoding these proteins:
- the LOC18771255 gene encoding probable glycosyltransferase At5g03795, producing the protein MAYSSLVLYYLSQRRVPGRSFRHFFFIPTSLALVTSLLILFYISTTSNLFTHHHPNPKTPLQINSSSSSSTFSFTILRHKTSSTPFAIEAPLTEDGGGQRIESQRSLGPQLGSDGSHVNNNEVFHDRHIFLEDYKEMKRSFKIYVYPHRQDDSFANALLPVDSEPGGNYASESFFKKVLMKSRFITNDPTKADLFFLPFSIARLRHDPRVGVGGIQDFIRDYIFNVSQKYQYWNRTGGADHFYVACHSIGRSAMEKASEVKFNAIQVVCSSSYFLPGYIPHKDACLPQIWPRKEEPHDLLSSNRTKLAFFAGGINSPVREKLLQVWRNDSEIFAHFGRLTTPYADELLGSKFCLHVKGFEVNTARVADSLYYGCVPVIIANYYDLPFADILNWKSFSVIVATLDIPLLKKILKGISSEEYTRLQSNVLKVRKHFQWHLSPIDYDAFYMVMYELWLRRSFSTVTSSNF; encoded by the exons ATGGCGTATTCTTCACTGGTGTTGTACTATTTGTCTCAGCGGCGTGTTCCAGGCCGCTCATTTAgacattttttcttcatacCCACAAGCTTAGCTCTCGTAACCTCTCTCCTCATTCTCTTTTACATTTCCACAACCTCCAATCTCTTCACTCATCATCACCCCAACCCAAAAACACCACTTCAaatcaattcttcttcttcttcatctacCTTTTCTTTCACAATTCTACGTCACAAAACTTCCTCCACACCCTTTGCAATTGAAGCTCCTTTGACAGAGGATGGTGGTGGTCAGAGAATTGAGAGTCAACGCTCACTAGGACCTCAACTGGGTTCAGATG GAAGTCATGTCAATAACAACGAGGTGTTCCATGATAGACATATCTTTCTGGAAGActataaagaaatgaaaaggagCTTTAAGATATATGTCTATCCTCACAGGCAAGATGATTCCTTTGCAAATGCACTTTTGCCTGTGGATTCTGAACCTGGGGGTAATTATGCAAGTGAAAGTTTCTTCAAGAAGGTCCTTATGAAAAGTCGTTTCATCACAAATGATCCAACCAAGGCAGATCTTTTCTTTCTGCCTTTCTCAATTGCAAGGTTGCGACATGACCCTAGAGTTGGTGTGGGAGGTATCCAAGATTTTATAAGAGATTACATATTCAATGTTAGTCAGAAGTACCAATATTGGAACCGTACAGGTGGAGCAGATCACTTTTATGTTGCTTGTCATTCTATTGGGCGGTCAGCTATGGAAAAAGCAAGCGAAGTGAAATTTAATGCCATTCAAGTTGTGTGCTCTTCAAGCTACTTCCTTCCTGGTTACATACCACACAAGGATGCATGTCTGCCACAAATATGGCCGAGAAAAGAAGAGCCACATGACCTTCTTTCATCAAATAG AACAAAACTTGCGTTCTTTGCTGGAGGAATTAACTCCCCAGTACGGGAAAAGCTTCTTCAAGTGTGGAGAAATGACTCTGAGATTTTTGCACACTTTGGTCGGCTTACCACACCTTATGCGGATGAGCTGCTTGGTAGCAAGTTCTGCCTCCATGTTAAAGGCTTTGAAGTGAATACAGCTCGTGTTGCAGATTCATTATATTATGGTTGTGTCCCGGTGATAATTGCCAACTACTATGATTTACCATTCGCAGACATACTAAACTGGAAGAGCTTCTCAGTGATTGTTGCCACTCTAGATATCCCATTGCTTAAGAAAATCCTTAAAGGGATCAGCTCTGAGGAATATACGCGGTTACAAAGCAATGTGTTGAAGGTGCGCAAACATTTCCAATGGCATCTTTCTCCTATTGATTATGATGCTTTTTACATGGTTATGTACGAGTTGTGGCTACGACGAAGTTTTTCGACAGTTACCTCAagtaatttttga